The Sphingomonas carotinifaciens genomic sequence GCGGGGGATCGGGAAAGCGCTCGTCCAGCCATTCCAGGATGGCGGGGCTTTGCGTCAGGACCAGGCCGTCCGCCTCCAGCGTCGGCAGCAGCGCCTGCGGGTTCAGTGCGCGGTAGTCGGGCGTAGCCTGCGCGCCGGTGCGCAGGTCGTGCGGGACCTGTTCATAGGCCAGCCCCTTCAGCCCGAGCGCGAGGCGGACACGGTAGGCGGCGCTGGAGCGCCAATAGCCGTGCAGCCGCAGGGTCACGGCAGCAGGGCCTTGGGGAAGTCCTTCCACACCGCATCATAATCGAGCTGCGCATGATCCTGCGCGAAGCGGGTGGGGCGATAGGGCCAGCAGCTTTCCAGCATGAACGCCATCGTGCCGTCGATCTTGTGCGGTTTCAATGCGGCATGCGAGGCGCCCTGCCAACTGGCGAGGTCCGGCCCGTGGCCGGCCATGAGGTTGTGGAGCGAGAGGCCACCGGGCTGAAACCCTTCCGCCTTGGCATCATAGGCGCCGGTGATGAGGCCCATCGCCTCGGACATGACGTTGCGGTGGAACCAGGGGGGGCGGAACGTATCCTCCGCCACCATCCAGCGCGGCGGAAACAGGACGAAATCGGCATTGGCGCGGCCGGGCACGTCGGAGGGCGAGGTCAGGAGCGTGAAGATCGACGGATCGGGATGGTCGAAGCTGACCGTGCCGATCGTGTTGAAGCGCGACAGGTCATAGCGCCAGGGCGCAAGATTGCCGTGCCACGCGACGACGTCGAGCGGACTGTGATCGAGTTGGGTCGTCCACAGATGCCCGAGATATTTCTGGACGACCTGTGTGGGGGTATCCCGATCCTCGAACCAAGCGTGCGGCGTCTCGAAATCGCGGGGATTGGCGAGGCCGTTGGCACCGATCGGCCCGAGATCGGGCAAGCGGAACAGGGCGCCGTGGTTTTCGCAGACATAGCCGCGGGCTTGGGTGTCGGGGAGGGTGATGCGGAAGCGGACGCCGCGGGGGATGAGGGCGATTTGGCCGGGGGCGAGATCGAGGCGGCCGAGTTCGGTGAAGATCGCGAGGCGGCCGAACTGGGGGACGAAGAGCAGTTCGCCGTCC encodes the following:
- the hmgA gene encoding homogentisate 1,2-dioxygenase; amino-acid sequence: MTDYTPGFGNHVSTEAVPGALPIGRNSPQRPAFGLYAEQLSGTAFTAPRHENRRSWLYRMRPTAEHPPYTRYEGAPRFAPGTVEGPLPPNRLRWDPIANTAHGTDWLDSLTTMLANRDPADLEGVAIHLYAANKDMQDRVFMDADGELLFVPQFGRLAIFTELGRLDLAPGQIALIPRGVRFRITLPDTQARGYVCENHGALFRLPDLGPIGANGLANPRDFETPHAWFEDRDTPTQVVQKYLGHLWTTQLDHSPLDVVAWHGNLAPWRYDLSRFNTIGTVSFDHPDPSIFTLLTSPSDVPGRANADFVLFPPRWMVAEDTFRPPWFHRNVMSEAMGLITGAYDAKAEGFQPGGLSLHNLMAGHGPDLASWQGASHAALKPHKIDGTMAFMLESCWPYRPTRFAQDHAQLDYDAVWKDFPKALLP